From a single Bacteroidia bacterium genomic region:
- a CDS encoding purine-nucleoside phosphorylase, which produces MRKNQIYIERLPEALAAIRAFCGERIPDTGIILGSGLGPVAEGLDDPVFVPYSEIPGFPPTTVIGHAGQLVVGTFGGKTVAAMQGRFHYYEGHPMTRLAFPVHVLAGLGIRTLIITSASGGVNRSFTPGDLMLLSGHLNVVRGNPLWGELGIHFAESFLRNPDVYSARLLEVARASAHNIRVAVKEGIYAFMTGPSFETPAEIEMIHRMGGDAVGMSTVPEALTAFALGIDVLGVTYIANMGSGISDKPLEHEDVLAAMDQVKPRVIPLLKEIIRTL; this is translated from the coding sequence ATGCGTAAAAATCAAATATATATAGAGAGGCTTCCTGAGGCTTTGGCTGCTATCAGGGCTTTTTGTGGTGAGCGGATTCCCGACACAGGTATCATCCTGGGCTCCGGCCTCGGCCCTGTGGCCGAGGGGCTTGATGACCCTGTCTTTGTGCCTTACAGCGAAATCCCGGGATTCCCGCCGACAACTGTCATCGGCCATGCCGGACAGCTGGTGGTCGGTACCTTTGGCGGAAAAACCGTCGCAGCCATGCAAGGTCGTTTTCATTATTATGAAGGCCACCCGATGACGCGACTGGCTTTTCCCGTGCATGTACTCGCTGGGCTGGGGATTCGCACGCTCATTATCACCTCCGCCTCCGGCGGGGTCAACCGCTCCTTTACCCCCGGCGACCTTATGCTCCTGTCCGGCCACCTCAATGTCGTAAGAGGTAATCCGCTCTGGGGCGAACTGGGGATACATTTTGCTGAATCCTTCCTCCGCAACCCCGATGTATATTCCGCCCGCCTGCTCGAAGTTGCCAGGGCTTCTGCTCATAATATCCGGGTGGCTGTCAAAGAAGGTATTTACGCTTTTATGACTGGCCCCAGTTTTGAAACACCCGCCGAAATCGAAATGATTCACCGTATGGGAGGAGATGCCGTGGGTATGTCCACTGTGCCGGAGGCACTTACGGCTTTTGCTCTGGGCATCGACGTGCTGGGAGTAACCTATATCGCCAATATGGGTTCAGGAATCTCCGACAAACCGCTCGAACACGAGGATGTACTCGCCGCCATGGATCAGGTAAAACCCCGGGTCATTCCTCTACTCAAAGAAATTATCCGTACCCTCTAA
- a CDS encoding Rrf2 family transcriptional regulator: MLSKRAKYALKALMAIARDTSGQPLPSRIIAETENIPPKFLEAILRELTRSALLKSDRGINGGYSLRKSPEEIQVVEIMRIMDGPIAFIPCVSENFYEKCDECHDEVTCHIRKLFQELRQEMLEVFNQSLADLMAK; this comes from the coding sequence ATGCTTTCAAAACGTGCAAAATACGCGCTCAAAGCCCTAATGGCAATCGCCAGAGATACTTCCGGACAACCCCTGCCTTCAAGGATTATTGCTGAAACCGAAAATATCCCACCCAAATTTCTGGAGGCCATTCTCCGCGAACTTACCCGCTCGGCTCTGCTGAAAAGCGACAGGGGGATAAATGGCGGTTATTCGCTGCGAAAATCTCCCGAAGAAATTCAGGTAGTCGAAATCATGCGCATCATGGATGGTCCCATCGCCTTCATCCCCTGCGTGTCGGAAAATTTTTACGAAAAATGCGACGAATGCCACGACGAAGTCACCTGCCATATCCGCAAACTCTTTCAGGAACTGCGCCAGGAAATGCTGGAAGTGTTTAATCAAAGTCTGGCCGACCTGATGGCAAAGTGA
- the ccoS gene encoding cbb3-type cytochrome oxidase assembly protein CcoS: MSAIIILIVLSLVVALGFLAAFLWAVKSGQFDDDYTPAVRMLFEEKIQNPNTYDQESHPEHRTGSETRPD, from the coding sequence ATGAGTGCAATAATTATCCTGATCGTCTTGAGCCTCGTAGTTGCCCTGGGATTTCTGGCGGCGTTTCTATGGGCAGTCAAATCGGGTCAGTTTGATGATGATTATACGCCGGCAGTAAGAATGCTGTTTGAAGAAAAAATTCAAAACCCCAATACTTATGATCAAGAATCCCACCCTGAACACCGAACAGGAAGTGAGACCAGGCCAGATTGA
- the ccoN gene encoding cytochrome-c oxidase, cbb3-type subunit I → MIKNPTLNTEQEVRPGQIEHFAYDNVIVKNFAIASVFWGIAGMLVGLIVALQLVLPEFGLWAGIGELSFGRIRPLHTNAVIFAFVGNGIFMGVYYSLQRLLKASMYSKALSNIHFWGWQTIIVMALISLPMGITSGKEYAELEWPIDIAIALVWIVFGLNMFMTMIHRRERHLYVAIWFYIATWITVTVLHVVNSIELPFSFLKSYSVYAGVQDALVQWWYGHNAVAFFLTTPYLGLMYYFIPKAINRPVYSYRLSIIHFWALIFIYIWAGPHHLLYTSLPDWAQSLGTVFSIMLIMPSWGGMLNGLMTLRGAWDRVRNEPMLKFLVVAVTAYGMATLEGPLLSVKSFNAITHFTDWTIGHVHVGTLGWNGFLTFGILYWLIPKMWKTQIFSIKLANAHFWIGTLGIIFYCVPMYWAGLTQSLMWKDFDADGFLVYKNFLETVLQIVPMYWMRALGGTLYLVGVFIMVYNLMKTAGAGSFEAYEQAEAPALEKDFEEKKGEYWHRWIERRPMQMLVFSLVMILIGGIVEMIPTFMIKSNIPTIASVQPYTPLELQGRDLYVKEGCYTCHSQMIRPFRSETERYGEYSKSGEFVYDHPFQWGSKRTGPDLHRIGGKYSDSWHYQHMLDPRSMSPGSLMPNYSWLFERQIDIASTEARISAMQTLGVPYPAGFEKEANDDLFRQADEIVARLKADDIIDAETGAYIRDKEIIAMIAYLQRMGTDIKAQNKSGQ, encoded by the coding sequence ATGATCAAGAATCCCACCCTGAACACCGAACAGGAAGTGAGACCAGGCCAGATTGAACATTTTGCCTACGACAACGTCATCGTAAAAAACTTTGCTATCGCCAGTGTATTCTGGGGAATAGCCGGTATGTTGGTCGGGTTGATTGTGGCACTGCAGCTGGTTTTACCTGAATTTGGATTGTGGGCCGGTATCGGAGAATTGTCCTTTGGGCGTATCCGGCCACTGCATACCAACGCTGTCATTTTTGCCTTCGTTGGTAATGGTATTTTCATGGGAGTGTACTACTCTCTTCAGCGTTTGTTAAAAGCATCTATGTACAGCAAAGCCCTGAGTAATATCCACTTTTGGGGTTGGCAGACCATCATTGTCATGGCCTTGATTTCGCTTCCTATGGGGATTACCTCCGGAAAGGAATATGCGGAGCTCGAATGGCCGATTGATATTGCGATTGCGCTGGTATGGATTGTTTTTGGTTTGAACATGTTTATGACGATGATTCACCGTCGTGAACGCCACTTGTATGTGGCGATATGGTTTTATATCGCTACATGGATTACGGTGACAGTACTGCATGTTGTCAACAGCATTGAGCTTCCTTTTAGTTTCTTAAAAAGTTACTCCGTGTATGCAGGCGTGCAGGACGCACTGGTTCAGTGGTGGTATGGTCACAATGCGGTTGCATTCTTCCTGACTACTCCTTACCTCGGATTGATGTATTACTTTATCCCTAAAGCGATCAATCGCCCGGTATATTCTTACCGACTTTCGATTATTCACTTCTGGGCACTGATATTTATTTATATCTGGGCAGGTCCTCACCACCTGTTGTACACCTCACTGCCTGACTGGGCGCAGTCGTTGGGAACGGTGTTTTCCATTATGCTGATTATGCCTTCATGGGGTGGTATGCTCAATGGTCTGATGACACTTCGCGGTGCATGGGACCGTGTGCGCAACGAGCCTATGTTAAAATTTCTGGTTGTAGCGGTTACTGCTTATGGTATGGCTACGCTGGAAGGCCCGCTGCTTTCTGTAAAGAGTTTCAACGCGATCACACACTTCACCGACTGGACCATCGGACACGTACACGTGGGCACGCTGGGCTGGAACGGCTTCCTTACTTTTGGTATCCTTTACTGGCTCATACCCAAGATGTGGAAAACACAGATTTTCTCCATCAAACTGGCCAATGCACACTTTTGGATCGGTACACTGGGCATTATTTTCTACTGCGTACCGATGTACTGGGCAGGTTTGACCCAAAGTCTGATGTGGAAAGATTTTGATGCAGATGGGTTCCTGGTTTATAAAAACTTCCTCGAAACCGTATTGCAGATTGTTCCTATGTACTGGATGAGAGCTTTAGGCGGAACGCTGTACCTTGTGGGTGTATTTATCATGGTCTATAACCTGATGAAAACCGCAGGTGCTGGCAGCTTTGAAGCATACGAACAGGCAGAAGCACCTGCACTGGAAAAAGATTTCGAAGAGAAAAAAGGCGAATACTGGCACCGCTGGATCGAACGTCGCCCCATGCAAATGCTGGTCTTCAGTCTGGTAATGATTCTGATCGGTGGTATTGTGGAGATGATCCCCACCTTTATGATCAAATCCAATATTCCTACCATCGCTTCTGTTCAGCCCTATACACCGCTTGAACTTCAGGGCAGGGATCTTTATGTGAAAGAAGGTTGTTATACCTGCCACTCACAGATGATTCGCCCATTCCGCTCCGAAACAGAGCGTTATGGTGAATACTCCAAATCCGGTGAGTTTGTTTATGATCACCCATTTCAGTGGGGTTCCAAACGCACAGGGCCTGATTTGCACCGTATTGGCGGTAAATACTCCGACAGCTGGCATTATCAGCACATGCTGGACCCGAGATCGATGTCTCCCGGTTCGCTGATGCCCAACTATTCGTGGCTCTTTGAACGCCAGATTGATATTGCTTCTACTGAAGCGAGAATCAGTGCCATGCAGACCCTTGGTGTACCTTACCCCGCCGGTTTTGAGAAAGAGGCCAACGATGACCTTTTCCGTCAGGCCGACGAAATTGTCGCAAGGCTGAAAGCAGATGATATCATTGACGCAGAAACTGGTGCCTATATCCGGGATAAGGAAATCATCGCTATGATTGCCTACCTGCAAAGAATGGGTACGGATATCAAGGCCCAAAACAAATCCGGTCAATAA
- a CDS encoding cbb3-type cytochrome c oxidase subunit 3 — translation MYKDVLRSMDDVSMFPLVAILLFFVLFVIIFIYVMRMDKGTVDHMASMPLKSGTISDLTNDISLNGKAK, via the coding sequence ATGTATAAAGACGTTTTGAGATCTATGGATGATGTGAGCATGTTTCCCCTGGTGGCCATCCTGTTATTCTTTGTACTGTTTGTCATCATATTTATCTACGTGATGCGAATGGACAAAGGGACAGTGGACCACATGGCCTCCATGCCGTTGAAATCGGGTACAATCTCCGATCTGACCAATGATATCTCCCTTAACGGTAAAGCAAAATGA
- a CDS encoding cbb3-type cytochrome c oxidase N-terminal domain-containing protein, translated as MNRKLIKYIFMAGLGTFTFLPAFSQTAATSTTPAANMQTQLLWLLVFSLIVLAFTILVLTFTVMALVRKNRELETSAEAVVTEDGTTVVPVESTPSAFSWTSIRQKLVGAVPVSRESEIDLGHNYDGIRELDNNLPPWWKYGFYLSIVFAVVYMIYYHMSGNGWSSKKEYETEVAEANVLKEQYLQKVANLVNETNVAVLEDAVSQENGKKIYMTNCIACHGAQGQGGVGPNLTDQYWIHGGGISNIFKTIKYGVPEKGMISWQDQLKPKEMQEVASFILTFQGTNPPDGKAPQGDLYQPEESAPSPEATTDTTTVAMNQ; from the coding sequence ATGAATCGAAAGTTGATAAAATATATTTTCATGGCAGGGCTGGGAACATTTACCTTCCTGCCTGCCTTCAGCCAGACTGCTGCTACGTCGACCACTCCGGCTGCCAACATGCAGACCCAGTTGTTATGGTTACTGGTATTTTCTCTGATTGTACTGGCCTTTACCATCCTTGTCCTGACTTTTACAGTTATGGCACTGGTGAGGAAAAATCGCGAATTGGAAACCTCAGCAGAGGCAGTAGTAACCGAAGATGGCACGACAGTCGTACCCGTTGAATCCACTCCTTCAGCTTTTAGCTGGACTTCTATCCGGCAAAAACTGGTAGGCGCCGTCCCCGTAAGCCGTGAGTCAGAAATTGACCTTGGCCACAACTATGACGGTATCCGCGAACTGGACAACAACCTCCCACCCTGGTGGAAGTACGGATTTTACCTTTCTATTGTATTTGCGGTAGTATATATGATTTACTATCACATGTCGGGCAATGGCTGGTCTTCCAAAAAGGAATACGAAACAGAAGTCGCAGAAGCAAATGTTCTTAAAGAACAGTACCTTCAGAAAGTTGCCAATCTTGTCAACGAGACCAATGTAGCCGTACTCGAAGACGCGGTAAGTCAGGAAAACGGGAAGAAGATCTATATGACCAACTGTATCGCCTGTCACGGTGCACAAGGACAAGGTGGAGTAGGACCTAACCTGACTGACCAATACTGGATCCATGGCGGTGGTATCAGCAATATCTTCAAAACCATCAAGTATGGCGTTCCCGAAAAGGGAATGATCTCCTGGCAGGATCAGTTGAAACCGAAAGAAATGCAGGAAGTAGCCAGCTTTATTCTGACTTTCCAGGGAACTAATCCTCCGGATGGGAAAGCGCCGCAGGGCGATCTCTACCAGCCGGAAGAATCCGCTCCTTCGCCAGAAGCAACCACTGATACTACTACTGTTGCAATGAACCAATG
- a CDS encoding thymidine phosphorylase, with protein sequence MIDIILKKRNGLALSSDEIHFFISGLVDNSIPDYQTSALLMAIYFKGMDARETVDLTRAMMYSGEVIDLSGIDGVKADKHSTGGVGDKTSLVLGPLVASCGVKVAKMSGRGMGHTGGTVDKFAVFPGINMELSRETFIDNVNRVGIAITGQSAQLVPADKRIYALRDVTGTVEQISLIASSIMSKKLASGADVIVLDVKTGSGSFNTLESARLLAKTMTEIAANMGKKAVAIITDMEQPLGYAIGNALEVQEAIDTLRGGGPEDLREICLVLAAEMLMLSGFAPDETVARKILEEKLHNGEALAKLAELVIAQGGDAAAVFDPTQLPKAVCSIALAARQSGYITHLDARTIGNAAMQLGAGRKTKEENIDLAAGIVLHKKTGDFVHAGEVLATLHAASMEKISGTEELVLSAFAFGTEKTETQKLVLGREGIF encoded by the coding sequence ATGATCGATATCATTCTGAAAAAAAGAAACGGACTCGCCCTTTCTTCTGATGAGATTCATTTTTTTATCTCCGGACTGGTCGACAATTCTATCCCTGACTACCAGACTTCGGCGCTGCTGATGGCCATTTATTTTAAAGGGATGGATGCCCGTGAAACCGTTGACCTCACCCGTGCCATGATGTATTCGGGGGAAGTAATTGATCTTTCCGGAATCGATGGGGTAAAAGCCGACAAACACAGCACGGGTGGCGTGGGCGATAAAACCTCTCTCGTGCTGGGGCCTTTGGTCGCTTCATGTGGGGTAAAAGTCGCCAAAATGTCGGGCAGGGGAATGGGGCATACAGGCGGAACCGTTGATAAGTTTGCCGTATTTCCCGGCATAAACATGGAGCTGAGCAGGGAGACTTTTATCGACAATGTCAACCGCGTGGGCATCGCCATCACCGGGCAGTCGGCGCAGCTCGTTCCTGCTGACAAAAGAATCTACGCCCTGCGCGATGTGACGGGCACAGTGGAGCAGATTTCGCTGATAGCCAGCAGTATTATGAGCAAAAAACTGGCTTCCGGCGCAGATGTGATCGTGCTGGATGTGAAAACAGGCAGCGGTTCGTTTAACACCCTTGAATCTGCACGTTTACTGGCAAAAACCATGACGGAGATTGCTGCGAATATGGGCAAAAAAGCCGTAGCCATTATCACTGACATGGAGCAGCCATTGGGATATGCCATCGGCAATGCCCTCGAAGTACAGGAAGCGATCGACACTTTGCGGGGCGGGGGGCCCGAAGATCTCCGGGAAATATGCCTCGTACTGGCAGCGGAAATGCTTATGCTTTCTGGATTTGCGCCTGATGAGACTGTCGCGAGGAAAATTCTGGAAGAAAAACTCCACAATGGCGAAGCCCTTGCCAAACTCGCAGAGTTGGTCATCGCCCAGGGGGGCGATGCGGCAGCGGTATTTGATCCGACACAGTTGCCCAAAGCCGTTTGTTCGATTGCGCTGGCAGCCAGACAGAGTGGATACATTACACACCTGGATGCGCGCACCATCGGCAATGCAGCCATGCAGTTGGGGGCCGGAAGAAAAACAAAGGAAGAAAATATCGACCTGGCAGCCGGAATTGTGCTGCACAAAAAAACGGGGGATTTTGTTCATGCAGGCGAAGTGCTGGCAACCCTTCACGCTGCATCAATGGAGAAAATCTCCGGAACGGAAGAACTTGTACTGAGTGCTTTTGCATTTGGTACAGAAAAAACTGAGACACAGAAACTGGTGCTGGGGAGAGAGGGAATTTTTTGA